ATGCAAGTCCTTGGGGATTTTAAGCCCTGTCAATTTGCATTATTGACAATCTATATATAGGGCAAGCCTATGGGTCAATTTTATATACTTAAATTCATTTGTGAGAGTGATTATTCTTTCATGATCCATAATACCTTGAACTAATATTCTTAAATGTGTGTGGGATTCTCTCTTGTGTGAATGACACTACATCTttcatatgaattgtgatgtcTTGATTTCAATTGTTTTGCATGAATGTGACATATTTGTGTGAATCCTTAGGCAAAACAAGAAAGTTGATACCATTGGATTGAGATGCATTAATATTGTGCTTAcaagaaaatattcaaaaattgtgCTAAAAGTGTTTTGTTAAAACTTTGCGTAGTGAATGATGGTTGAACCAATAAATAGTAGCGTTGGTTTTGagtctttttgtttttaatattttggagTGTAATATGTGGTTATGAAAAATGTATCTTGGGTTGTATCTAATCTTTGATCCTATACTTAGTGAATgatttacttgaggacaagcaaagATTCGAGTTGGGGGGTTTGCTCAGTTGGTATTTCATCGCATCAGTACACTCAAATTCATGAATTATGACATGCTTAGACACTAATTGAAGGGATTTTAGTCCCTAGTTTTGTGAATGCAAGTATTCTTTAGAAAAAGCAAAGTTGATGGATTTGAAGCCAAAATGCATTGAAGCACACCAATGATGCAATTGGCATCCCgcataaataaataagtgtCTCACCGGCTAAATGCCGATCTGGACGGAGCAAATTTGCCTTGGCACCGTTATTAAAATTAGCACTATATAATGAAGGAAGGAAGGCTCGCCGATCCCAGCATTGATTCTCTCTTCATAATTGAAGGTTTAGGCGAGGAGGCGACTCGCTCTCTTTTGATCAGCGTCTAGTCCAGCGCAAATATGAAGAATGGAACTTGAAGGGAAAAAAtgtaattatgaaaatattgattCCTTTGGAGTGCTCCAAGGATAAAATAGTGATTAATTTGTTCAATAATGTATAGAAATTTTTCTCCCCAATTTGGTATAGACTAGATAGAGAAAGGAAAGTGATAGTAAAAAATAGAGAGAGGGCAATAGTGAAGAACTTTATAGCTTGCAAAGGAAGAAATCTCATGTTTTTGTCAATCTAAGCTTGGAATCCAAGTTTTGCCTATCAAATTAGCTTAGTATGAAGAGTTCCTATATGGATATTGTCTCTAGTTCATTTTTCTGAGCAACTAGACTCTTATCTAGGGTTGTATGAGCTAGATGGGGGGTGTAAAACCCTGaatgaatatttattaattaactataaTATTGATTGTATCTCATGGATCTAGTATTGTCTTGATGTTTAATCTAAAAATCAATGTTTGCAAATATTGGTTGAGCTCTCTAACACCATTTTGACATTGGAAAGCTAAATGGAGTTGGGTAAGACTCAATAGTAAGGACTTTATGAAATTACTCAATAGATTTGAGCCAGGGATGAGATAATCCAAGTGATTTCACATTTAATTATATGATCTAAAATAGTCAGTATACACTCAAGCAATATTTAGTGTTTTATTTGAAATGGTCTTGGAGTTTAGAAGGATCCAATTGGCATGTCCTTGATAGTTCAAGAGAATATAAGAAGTGTAGCCTAGACTAAACGCTATCAATGTATCAATCAATATTGTTCAGTTAATATTTTCCTATTCGATTTGAAACCCCAATCACTATGCGCACACTCCCAGTCCTTTCTAATCTTGTTAGATCTTATTTTGGTTGATTTCCTATTTTGTTGcttaatattgataaatttttagtCGTTAGCTAGTTATACATGTTGAGAACTCAAACTGCTTGTTTgttcaaataataaaatcaatataagaAAAGTCCAAACTACCAATCTTTGTGGTTTGACTCCGATCTCATATGTGCAAATGCCTGAAATATGAGACATAGTTGAGAGTTTATCATGGAGTCTCCTTATTTTGAATCAATCTCAATAGTTTCAGAATTCTTGGAGGTATCTCCTATGGATTTACTTGATAGGTCTCTAGATAGAGATATTGATTTTGTATAGATTTTGAGTCAGTCACTACACAATATTGATCCCTCTTTATCACATTACTTAGATGTAGTTGAAGGAACTCAAGACTCAACTTAAGGAACTCATAGATAAGGGATTCATTCATTCCAGTTCTGCACATTGGGTGCTACgattttgtttgtgaaaaataagGATAGTATTATaagaatgtgtatagattaaAAACAAATGAACAAGGTTTCTTTTCGGGATAAATTTCCTTTACCCAtatagatgatctttttgacTAGTTGCAGGGTTCGACAATGTTCTCAAAGGTTGACTTGATGTTAGGATACCATCATTTAAAGATCTAACCTTAGGAAATATGTAAGAAAACCTTCAAGACTCGATAAGTGCATTgtgagttcttggtaatgtcctttggattGATGACTGCACCAACAAACTTTTATGAGTTTGATTAATGGTGTCTTGTATCCATTTCTGAGTTCCTTTGTGATCGTGTTTGTAAATGATATTCTAATCTACTCCAAGAGTAAGTAGGAGCATGCAAAGAACCTTCCCATTGCTTTGGGTATCTTGGGGAAATAgaaaatgtatgaaaaatattcaAAGTGTGAATTTTGCTGACTTTGGTGGCATTCTTGAGGTATGTGGtcaataaaaaaagaatgatgGTAAATTTCCAAAAGATAGGGAGTAATGAGTTGGGTCTAACCTAGCTTTGTTACTTAGGTTAGAATATTTCTGGGTCTTGATAGCTACTTTTGAAGGTTTGTCAAGAATTTTGCTTCCATTAGTACGCATCTGACTAGACTGGCCCAAAAAGAGGTACCATTTGTGTGGTCTTATCAGTGCGAGGAGAGATTCTAAAATTTTAAGACACTTTTGATTATGAATCATGTCCTATTATTGCTAGCGGAAggtaaagaatttattatttcttgtgAGGCTTTACATTCGGTTTGGCTGCTGTGTTGATGCAGGACAAGAACATTATGGCTTATGTTTCAAGATAATTGAAGAATCATGAAAGGAACTACCCAACTCATAATAATTTAGAGTTGGTAGTGGTAGTGTTTGCACATAAGATATGGCTAGACCATCTTTACGATGTTAAGCGTGAATTGTTCAGAGATCATCACAACTTACAACATCTGTTTAATTAGAAGAATTCAAATCTTAGGTTGAGGAGGTGGATGgagttgttgaaggattatgatttgACCATCAAGTACCATCCGGGCAAGGCCAATGTTGTCATAGATACATTGAATCGGAAGACAAATAGCATGGTAAATTTGGCTTGCTTGGCTGTCTGAGTAACCCTCAGCTAGAGAGATTTAGACTCTAGCATTTAAGCTCATGCAATTGGATATTTCATAAAAGGGTGTGGTATTTGCCAATATTGAGGTTAAGCCCATAGTTTTAGAGGAAATCAAGGCTAAATAGTTTTAGGATAGGAATTTGAACAAGCTCAGGAATAATGTGGTGTCTATGGAGGCTTCAGACGCCACGGTTTATCGTATTTATACGGAGGACTTGTGTTCCTGAAGTTGATGACTTCATTCTGAAGGTGTTGATAGAGTCTCACGGTTCAGGATATTAAATTCATTCGTGTGTAAAATaaatgtaccaaaacatgagGCAGCTTTATTGTTGTCTAGAAACGAAGAGAGGAATAGCGACATATGTGTCTTAAGTGTTAGAATTACAAAAGAGTTAAGTATAAGAACCAAAGAACTACATGACTGATTCAAAGAATGCCCATTCTCGATTGGAAATGGAAAAGGATATCCATGGACTTGGTGGTTGGATTCCCTCGGACGTTGAGAAAGTATGACTCAATAAGGTTTTTGTTGATAGATGACTAAATCAGCCCATCTCATTCCACTCAGAGCGGATTACAACTCCCAACAATTGGCTAAGATTTATGCCAAGGAGATAGTAATCTTAAGTGCCCTTTCTATCATCTTAGATCGAGGTACATAGTATACGTCGAAGTTTTGGGGTAATTTGCTTTAAGATTTAGGTACTCAACTTACTTCCATCACAAACTTTCACCCTCATATGGGTGGTCATTCGAAAAGGATGATTCAGGTGTTGCAGGACATGTTTAATGTAATATCTCAAGTGTTTAGAGTTGTCATTCTTTTCCTTGTATAAAAATCTTACAAGCCTAAATTTTAGAATTCCATCGTAGCATTCCACGTGATTgacaatcatattttaattttttgaacaaattatatgattttaccTCAAATCTATGCAATATTTGAGACGAATAAATACAATGTCATATTGCAACTCATTTCTACGTGGGAGTGAGATAAAGTGAATAGAAACTTGTAGTTGATATTTCACCAGCAAATTTCATGCAAGACcattgttatatatattagaaaaatacGCCCGTGTTAGAACGGACTcaatattagttatttttaccAATAGGGAGAGATTGACATAGTAAAGGAGGCTAAATAAAGCTATCAAAGGGATGTGCCCAGGCTCGGTGTCCCTCTTTTATTTGACACAGATAAAATTTAGAGagtcaattaaattttaatatgattttcaaatattttaaattgttaatcattgtaatttatagtacctttacgtaatttttaaataatatatgttactttcCTTGTCCAATAAATGTAGCACAAATGGAATTTCAAGTCaatatgttattaattataGTGCAGATTCACACATGTGAAGCAGACATGTTTACTGCCTCCTCTGTGGttaaaatgacataactaaTATAACTAAGAAATATAATTATGTGATACGAAATGTCAAAAAccttaatcaataaataaacagTATCACCTTTTCAGATGATGAACTATCGGTGGAAGGTACGGACACAACCAGGGCCTCCACATCACTGTAAAGTGTAAGCTGACATATGTCACTCGAGTTCTAATTGATGGGTGATCTGGAgcaaatatttgttctttatcgACTCTATAAAAACTGAACGTTAGTGCTGAAAGGGTCCGACCTAACAATGTATGTGTTAGAGCTTTTGATGGGTCAAAAACAGATGTCATTGGTGAGATAGAGTTTGTACTAATAGTAGGGCCTATCGATCTCACTGTGAATTTTCAAGTGCTGGATATCAATGCATCCTACAATCTATTATTGGGGAGACCATGGGTGCATAGGGATGGGGAAGTCCCTTTCACGTTGCATCAAATGATTAAGTTTGAATACGATCGACAAGAAGTGATTATTCATGGTGAGGGGGACCTGTCGGTCTACAAAAATGCTTCCCTCCCTTTTGTCAAGGAAAATAATGAGAATGAGGAACTGGTTTATCAATCTTTTTAGGTAGTGGTTATTGAGAATGTCCTCGAGGGGAACGTCATTTCAAAACCGCAATTGCCCATGGCGTCCGTGATGGTGGTAAATTAATTGTTGAAGCATGGGCTTGAGGTGGGCAAAGGCTTGGGAATCTTCTTGCAAGGAAGAGCTTATTCGGTGAGTAAACAAAAGAGCATTGGTACTTTTGGCTTAGGCTACGGGCCTAGAGTCGAGGACATAATgaaagcaaaaaagaaaaataaaaatgtatgttCGCTTACCAAGCCTATACCACCCACATACAAGTATTTCATCAAAGCCTATGCAACAGAATCTTCTGAATCACCTCTCCCAGAGCCATAGTTGGAATTTAATGGAAagttgattaattatttttaagatttatttgtcGAGGATGATATTGTGGAACTCAATGAAGGCACTAGCGACAGAGATGTGCAATTCATTGGTCTTGATGTCGAGCTGAACAATTGGGAGGCAACTCCTCTCCCCGTCAAGAATGAGTCTTGGTAGTCtgtcttgtttttctttctgTCATACGATTTATTCAAGGGttgtaattcaaattttatcttgtcattatttttttttcaaattctctatttttcctttcagtAGGATATAATTGTGTTTTTCTTCCAGtctaatatatttgtttatttcctTCTATACAGTTATTTCTGTGCCGATTCTAGTGATATGACATGCATGCAAAATTTCTCATCAGATCTTAAAATTTAATCTAATCTTCGACCTAATCCTGAAATAATAAGTCAAGAAATCGGATttgatgaagatgaagtattTGAAGAAGTAGGCAGggatttcaaacattttgagaATAAATTAAATCCCAACATGAGAGAAACTGAGACGTAAATTTAGGGGATCATGAAAATATTAAGGAGACTAAGATAAGTGTACATGTTCGATATCAAAAAGAGGATATAATCCAGGCATTGTTTGATTACAGGGATGTTTttgcatcatcttatgatgaCATGCCTGGATTAAGCACTGGCATGGTTGTTCACAAGTTGTCAATTGATCCTAACTTCCTTCCGATaaagaaaaagttgaaaagCATAAAACTGCCATGAGTGTAATAATTAAAGAGGAGATCACAAAACAACTTGAGGCCAAAGTTATTCGAGTCGCTCAATATCCTTCTTGGCAGGTCAACATCGTACCCATCCCTAAGAAAGACAGTAAAGTTTAAATGTgtgttaattattgtaatttgaaCAAATCAAGTCCAAACTATGATTTTCCTTTGCCCAACATTCACATTTTATTGGATAATTGTGCTAAACATGAGGTTGCACCTTTTGTGGATTGCTATGCAGGTTATCATCAGATCATTATGGATGATGAAGATGcagaaaaaacatattttatcacTCTATGAGGGATTATTGTTATCGGGTTATGCCTTTTGGGATAAAAAATGCAGGGGCGACTTATATGAGAGAAATGACAACCATGTTTCATGACATGatgcataaataaattaaagtttatgtggatgatgttATCACTAGATCAAAAAAGCAGTCAAATTATGTGAAAGACTTAAGAAGATTCTTCGAAAGGCTCCGCAAGTATAATCTCAAGCTTAATCCTTCAAAATATGCATTTGGAGTACCATCAGGGAAGCTTTTGGGGTTTATAGTCAGTCGACGAGGTATCGAGTTAGATTCTTTCAAAATAGAAGTCATTCAATAATTGCCACCTCCAAATTACGAAACTGAGGTTATGAGTCTTCTAGGAAGGTTAAACTACATCAGCAGATCCATTGCTCAACTCACTACAACTGGTGAACCCATATTGTTAAAAAAGAAAGCCACGGTCGAGTGGACTGAAGAATGTCAAGAGGCTTTTGAAAGAATTAAGAATTACTTATCAAATCCCTCTGTGTTGGTTCCTCCCAAGCCCGGCAGAcctttgatattatatatttcattacTGGATAATTCTTTTGGTTGTGTATTGGGTCAGCATGATGACATTGGAAAGAAAGAGCAGGCCATTTATTACCTCAGCATGAAGTTTACCGTTTATGAATCGAAATACACCCTCCTTGAGAGAACATGTTGTGTCCTAACTTGGGTAGCACAGAAGTTGACGCATTATCTTTCATCTTATACTAGTTATCTCATTTATCGTATGGATCCgttgaattatatttttcataagcCCATGCCCACGGGCAGGCTTGCAGAATGGCAAATATTACTCACAGAGTTTGATAATATCTATATGACACGGACCGCAATGAAGGCTCAATCATTGGCAGATCATTTGGCGGAGAACCCtattgatgaagaatatgaaccaCTTAAGACCTATTTTCCAGACGATGAGATATCTTGTATCGATGAAGTTATTCACGATAACAATCAAGGATGGAAGTTGTTTTTTGACGATGCCTCCAACAAGAAAGGAGTTGTTCCTATGTCAGGATTAGGCGAATATTACCCTATAACATCCCAACTTAGATTCTATTGTACTAATAATATGTCCAAGTATGAagcttgcattaaaggtttgaGGTTAGCTACTAACATGGGCATCTAAGAACTGTTAGTGTTAGGAGACTCAGATTTGCtagttcatcaaattcaaggagaatgggAAATTCGTGACCCAAAGCTTATACCATATCAACAGTGTTTACAAGATCTTTCTCAATGGTTTGTGTCGATGAAGTTCAGACACATTCCTAGAGTTCACAATGAGATCGCAGATGCATTGGGCACTTTATCTTCCGTGCTCCAACATCCTGATGACGCTCATATTGATCCTTTATACATACAAACTCGTGATCAACATGCTTATTGCAACATGGTTGAAGAAGAATTTGATGGTAAACCTTGGTTCCATGATATTAAAACATATATTCAGTTTGGAGAATATTCATCGGATGTAACTAGTAATCAAAACAGAACTATTCGACGTCTAGGAAGCGAGTTTTTCTTAAGCGGAGGCATATTGTACAAGAAGACACCTGATTTGGGACTTCTAAGATGTGTAAATGCTCAAGAGGATTCAACAATCATGATTGAAGTACACTCAGGGGTTTGTGGACCTCACATTGATTGATATTTTCTAGCAAAGAAGATACTTTGAGCAGGCTATTATTGGCTCACCATGGAGAGGGATTCCATATGATTTGTTCGTAAAtgtcataaatttcaaaaacatgGTGATTTGATACATTCTCCTCCTTTTGAGTTGCATGCAATGTCTGCTCCATGGCCTTTCGTGGCATGGGGGATGGATGTGATTGGACCAATAGAACCAAAAGCATCGAATGGTCATAGGTTCATCTTGGTGGACATTGATTATTTTAcaaagtgggtggaagcagtaACTGACCAAGAAGGCCGTGATGGATTTCATCCATTTAAACATCATCTATTGGTTTGGTATTACAAACGTGATTATGAATGATAACGCTGCAAATATCAACACTCACTTAATGCAAGAGGTATGCCATCAATTTAAGATTGAGCATCGAAATTCGACTCCGTATCACCCAAAGGCAAACGGGGCTGTAGAAGttgctaacaaaaatataaaaaagataactTCATAACATGGTGCAATGTTCTCGAtaatggcatgaaaagttgtCTTTTGCTTTGTTGGGTTACCGCACTACAGTTTGTACATCAATGGGCGCTACGCCATATTCACTGGTTACGAATTGTTGTGGAGGCTGAGATTGATGATTATGAATGGATCAAAACATGGTTAGAGCAATTAAGTTTAATTGATGAGAAGCATCTGACATCGATATGTCATAGACAATTGTACCAGAAAAGAATGGCACGATCATACAACAAAAAGGTGCGTCCCAGACATCTTTAGGAGGGTCAATTAGTGTTGAGACGCATTCTGCCACATCCTGCTAAAAACAAAGgcaaattttctccaaatttgaaAGGACCATTTATTGTAAAAAGGGTTATCCAATGGTGCTATTTACTTAACAGATTTAGAAAGCAAATGACAGAAATGGTCGTCAATGTTGATGTCGTGAAAagatattatatttgatttgatttttggcATTAGAAACCCTTATGTTTGGGCtcgacttttttttcaaaaagaaaaacaaaacaaattacttgaactacgttcgacctgattcTTGTTTCGGCGAGATACGCAGGCAGCCCTGGTGTTGGGTTTGGTTCAATCAAATacaaatccaaaaaaatatattatagtaaattggggcaaaagttatttatttattcatttgttCTCTTATCCCAAAGCTCAAAATCAACCCTATCATCTAAAGTCAATCAAATAAAAGTCTTCGCATCGACCTTTGAAATGTCTACAGTAAGTATGCTAAAGGTACCAGCGATGGCACCATACtcctttttcaaaaaaaaaatgaatgagagAGTCTTATTAGTGAAAACCCTAGTGGGAACCGTAAGGCGAATGTTAGTTGAGAGTAATAAAAATGAGAGAGTCTTATTGGTGAAAACCCTAACCGGGCATCAAAGGCGAATATGAGTTgagagaaataaaaatgagagacTTTAAGTGGTGAAAACCCTAACGGACACCATAAGGTAAATATGAGTTGGAGGAATTAACATGGTAGAGTTTTTGTGGCAAAACCCTTTTGAACATCATAATGTGAATActggtttaaaattatttatgactTCATCGAATATTGGGACTCCACATCAAGATTGGATGATCAATAATGGTTGTTGAATAGATTGGATGAACAAGTTTGGTAATCAATTCAAATTGCATGTCATGCTCAGTAGAGTCGGCTTCCACACTCCaataagtttttctttcttcctctaTCTAAAAGAGAGtcttcattgaattagtttctttTATTCTCGTGTGGTTTGTAGTTTTCTTCTACTTTTCATCACTTTGTTTCATATGTATTTGAGTTGGGTCTGTGTCGAGAAACTAGGAAGGGATTTTAAAACTCGCTATCAACACTCTAAATTGTATTAGGTGAAGCATAAGGCTAATGAGTTATTAATATATCTTCAACTATCGAATTCGGAAAAAGTCCCTGATTTTATGAAGGCAAAACAATGAATGTTGTGAAATAAAGGCAGATATTGGATTTAGGCCCAAAAAAATAAGCACATTAGGGTGAAAATACAGTCAATCAATAAGGAGTACTGACCATTTGGAAACAACTAAAGCATCACAAGTACTTGAGCGACCCTTGTCAAAAGATGGAACCACAAACCACCACCTTTTCGACCTCACGAATTTTCTTTGTTGAAGAAGGTGTATAAAATGTTTCAAAATCGAAGATTCGAGGAACCTAGATGTTCAATTTGGTCTACAATGACACAAATGGAAACCCTACAATAAAGATTTGTGGAACCCAACTAATTATATGAGAATTGGtcaatatatatcaaaatagaaatcGCCTGAGAGGTTGAATCTATTTTTCTTGAATGTACTGTAAATGAAGTACATTACATTCACAATGTTTTGTTGATCTATTGAATGTTTTGTTTGTAGGACCCTCTTGGATAATGGGAGTAGCATGACCCTCTTGAATAATGAGAGTAGCAGGACCCTCTtgaataatgggattagcaggaccctcttggataatgggattagcaggaccctcctagataatgggaGTAGCAAGaacctcctggataatgggagtagcaggaccctcctggataatggagtagcaggaccctcctgaataatgggactagcaggaccctcctagataatgggaatagcaggaccctcctgaataatggaattagcaggaccctcttaGATAATAGgagtagcaggaccctcctgaataatgggagtagaaggaccctcctggataatgggattagcagaaccctcctggataatggaaGTAGCAGGACCCTCCGGAATAATGGGAGTAGTAGGACCCCCCTGTCCAATGGGACTAGCAgcaccctcctggataatgtgATTAGATTAACATAAGTTGATTTAACCGGTTAATCGTGAGGAATGAAATTGGTTGAACATGCATGAGCCCTCTGAAGAGTATATCGCAGCAAAGCTCGAGTCGTACAATGTCTAGATTCAAAGCTAAGcaccatttttattttctcacaAAGGTTTCTTTGATACAAACTGcacaaaattttctttgatACACTAGGGCAAAATTTTGtgttattatctttatttatttcaatttcagCAATTCAAGTATAATAAAGTCAATCCACACTCCAAGCTCGGGATCTTATTTGGGAAAGAGTCTAATTTTAAAGTTCATTTCGATGAAAGAAGCAGTAGCTCATCCTAAAAACACGATCAATATCCAAGTACGAGTAAAAGAAACCTACCTATAGAAAGGTGTTTACTTTCGAACTTACTCGAGTTGAAAATCGATGTCTCGCAACTTGAATGGCATGAAGGCCCGACAAAAGATTCAGGAGAAGCTACATAGATAGGATCTTGTACGTGcattctcttttaatttcaatctttcatttttcatgtaAAATGGGAATCGCGAACTGGAGCCTCGAAGGGGCCTCACTTGACCTCCAACTCATCATTTCATCTCCTTGAACTACATATGACCTGATTTCCTTATAACCCGGGATATGTAAGTTGTCCCAAAACCAGGACTCAGTTAGATATTttcctttttggataagaatccGATCAAAACTGGCTACattatcttcttctttgtcTGAAAACTCTTCGTATTTCCAATCAAAGAGGGGCAaactgtagacacgtaattttgaCTGAACCTAAATTTTACCCTATTTTTAGAgccaaaatattttatagaatatatatattaaatttttaactttttgtttattttattaagtttctGTTTAAAAGATTTGAAAACAAGGATATAGAATCACTTTTTaaggtaagttttttttttattgttgaaaaaTCTATactgttaaattttttaatctagtattatttaattgtttttatagATATTTGACTTTTTCTTAGATCTTTGTTAGTTCAAATAATTAGTTGatagtttattatttataattaaaataatactattTAATACAAAGCAtaaaaaagaaagggaaaaaaagagaagaacggaacagaagaaagaaaaagaaacatagtaaggtagaaacataaaagaataagaaaaaagtgttataaacaatttgtattatagtgaatgtctaattatgtggagtccttgta
This portion of the Solanum pennellii chromosome 12, SPENNV200 genome encodes:
- the LOC107006476 gene encoding uncharacterized protein LOC107006476 is translated as MKAQSLADHLAENPIDEEYEPLKTYFPDDEISCIDEVIHDNNQGWKLFFDDASNKKGVVPMSGLGEYYPITSQLRFYCTNNMSKYEACIKGLRHIPRVHNEIADALGTLSSVLQHPDDAHIDPLYIQTRDQHAYCNMVEEEFDGKPWFHDIKTYIQFGEYSSDVTSNQNRTIRRLGSEFFLSGGILYKKTPDLGLLRCVNAQEDSTIMIEVHSGVCGPHID